In Passer domesticus isolate bPasDom1 chromosome 7, bPasDom1.hap1, whole genome shotgun sequence, one genomic interval encodes:
- the VMA21 gene encoding vacuolar ATPase assembly integral membrane protein VMA21, whose protein sequence is MERSGPGAVSAVPVAEFRPNEGSLTSTLRTLLFFTALMITLPVGLYFSSKAYVFEGSLGMSDRDSYFYAAIVAVVTVHVVLALFVYVAWNEGSRQWREGKQD, encoded by the exons atGGAGCGCTCGGGGCCGGGCGCCGTGAGCGCCGTGCCCGTGGCCGAGTTCAGGCC aaatgagGGTTCATTAACATCAACTCTAAGAACACTTCTGTTCTTCACAGCTCTAATGATTACATTACCCGTTGGGCTATATTTTTCATCAAAGGCTTATGTATTTGAAG GTTCCTTGGGAATGTCTGACAGAGACAGCTACTTCTATGCTGCCATAGTTGCTGTGGTCACTGTGCACGTGGTCCTGGCTCTCTTTGTTTATGTGGCCTGGAACGAGGGCTCGCGGCAGTGGCGCGAAGGCAAACAGGACTGA